GATCCGGATCTGCGCGCCCGAGTGGGGGAACTGCAGCATGGCCGCGCGGACGACCTTCTCTGCCGTCTCGCCCGTCGAATCCGAAAGAACGTCGATGCGCTTGGTATCCAAAGGGGACCTCTTCGGCGGCGTAGGGTACCAAAACTCGGCGCCCCCGTGTCTCCGACCTGCGTTGCCGGTGCAATGGTCCGAATTTGTTGAGGTATTCGGCCGAGTTCGTTTTGGCTTGAAGCGGGGCGTACGGAGGCCGACGCTTTTCTCCGAGGGCGTCGATCGCCTCCCTTTCGTGCTCCCCTTTTTCGCTTCACCGGGCCTACGAACCTTTCAGGAGGCGACCATGGAAAAGAAGCCGAAGAGCCGGAACCCTGCGAAGTTCGCCGCGCTCTGGCCGAGCACCCTACCGGCCTCGTGCCCGTTCTGCGGAGAGACCACCGAGGTCACGCTCGACGTGTCCGGTGGAAGGCGCCAAACGTACGTCGAGGACTGCGTCGTGTGTTGCCGGCCCTCGATCGTGCACGTCGAGGCGAACGAGGAGGGCGAGCCGTCCCTCTGGCTCGAGAAGGACGACGGCTGAACACGCGCTCCGCGATCCGGCTCGGAGGTGGTGCGGGCCGCGCTCGTCCTTGGCCCGATCCCTTCGATTTCTCGGGCCGGACCAGGCCGACCTCCGGCGTCATGGACGCGGCCTTGCCCAGGGATGGATGAACGGGCCCCCAGTCACGGGGCATTCTTCGGACAATCCGCGGCTTTCCTTTGCGCACGCTTCGTGCATCAATGGACCGTACGATGAGCCGTAACTCCACGAGCCCACGAGGTATCGAGCCCAAGCGGCCGACGCTTCGTCCTCGTCCGGCCTCGTCGCTCCCGCCCGTCCCCTCGCCGCCGCGGCGCACCCTCCCTCCGGGCGAAGTCCCGCCCACGCTGCGCCGCGCCACGTTGCCGCCGATGCCCGTCGTGCCGCAGCTCGCCGCGCGCCCCCTCGACGACGACGACCTGTCTCTCACCGAGGTGCGTCCGTCGGACGACGACGCGAGCGTCCCCGGCGTGACCGAGGTCAAGTCCGTGCTGCGGTTCAACCGCCGCGGGCGCATCCCGGCCGCCGACCTGTTCGAGGCGCAGACGAACCGCCTCGAACGGAACGAGCTCTTCGCGCGAGCGGGCTTGTCGCCGAGCGAGGAGATCGAGACGTCCCCCACGCTCACGCGGCCCGAGCCGCTCCCGCAGGCGCGCTCGACGATTCAGGTCTCGCCGGCTGCCCTCGAGCAAGTGAGGCGCCTCTCGGCCACGCTCGAGCGTGATCGGGTGCCGGTGCTCGAGCTCGTAGACTCTGTCGATTACCGCGCGGACGAGCTCGGGGACGATGACCTCGTCGACGACGAAGAGCCCGAGACGGTGTCCGAGCTCGACATGCCTCCGGCGCGCGCGCACGAGGTCTCGCACCCCGAGCTCCAGGCCTTCCGAGGCAACGAGGATTGGGGCCTGCTCGCGGCCCACGAGATCCCTGCGCCCCTCGAGACCGGCGAGACGGCGTTCCTCGGGCCCGCGCGTACGCTCGTCCGCTTCGACGACGAGGACGAGCCCGTGCCCCCGGTCGACGTGGCCTTCGAGGACGACGGCTCGCCCGTCGCCGACCTTCGCCCCGAGTCGCTCGAGGTGCGGGCCGTCCACGCACCTCTCTCGCCTCGTGCCGCGTACGAGGCGGCGCTTCCCCACGCCGGGGTCGCGGTGGTCACGGCGAGCGGGTTCGCGCCGGTGAGCCCGCACACCAAGCTGAAGGCGGCCGGTCCGTCCTTCCCGCCCGCCGCCGTGGGCGCACCGATGGGCCAGGCGCCCTACGCGATGCCCCACTCCTACCACCCGTCGCCCGCCTACGCTGCCCCGGGGTACCCCGCGGCCGCGTCGTACCCACCGGGGGCCGCGTACGCTCAAGCGCCTCTCCACGCGCAGGCCGCGCCCTACGCCGAGTCCGGCTCGGTGGGCATCTCCGCCGACGTGCGCTCCGAGAAGAAAGCGGGGGGCGTCTCGGGCGTCCTCCTCTTCGCGGCCGTCCTCGTGGCGGCCGTGCTCGCGGGCTACTACGTGCTCGGGCCGCGTACGGCTCCCACCGCCGCGGTCGCGCCGCCTCCGGTCGTGAGCGCGCCGGCCGTCGTCGCGCCGCCTCCGGTCGTGAATGCGCCGGTCGCCCCGGTGGTGACGGCCGTCGCGCCTGCTGTCCCTGCGGTCTCGGTGGCTCCCGCGGCCGCTGTCCCTGCTGCGTCGGTGGCGCCCGCTGCGCCCGCCGCGCCAGCCCCCAAGGCCGCAAAAGGTGGCTCGCGTCCGAGCGCACCGAAGGCCGCGCCCAAAGCCGCGCCGAAAGCTGCCAAGCCGGCGGACGACGAAGGGCCGAAGTCGTTGCCAGGGCCCGCGCCCGCTCCCGCGCCCGAGCCAGCGGCTCCTGCGGTCTCGGGGCTCGGTGACCTTCTGAACGGCGCTCTCTGATCCGAGCGCGCGGCATTTGGGGAAGCGCCGCGCCCGCCTCGGTCGTTAGCGTGTCTCGCCTCGACCATCGGACGCTCGTCGAGAAGCATCACCGGCGATGCCGCGAAGCACCGCCGGCGGTGCTATCGGACGGAACCGGTTACGCGCCGGCGAGGCGCTGCACGATGGGCGCACCCCAGGCGATGCCGAGCACCACCGAAGCGAGGCTCGTCGCCACCGACAGGCCGCCGAGCACCTTGGCCCTGCCGCTAGCCGCACGACCCAACGTGAGGCCGAAGACCCCCGCGAGCAGCACCATGCCGAGGCCGGCGCCCACGCCGTAGAGCGCCATCGTGAAGAGGCCCAGCGCCGGCGACGGTTGGGCCGCGCCGATCGCCGCGACCAGCGCGCCGCTCCCCGCGAGCCCGTGGGTGAGCCCTACGACGAACGGGAGCGCCCCCGTCGATCGGTCTGCACCCACGTGCGGGTGCGCGTGGGGGAGGCCGTGACGCCGGAGCCCCCGCGCGCCGAGGACGACCAGCATGAGGGCTACGAGCAGCTCGAAGGCATCCGAGAGGCGCTCGGGCATGGATGCCCGGGCCGCGAACAGGGCCGCGCCCACGAGCACGAGCACGAGGGCATGCCCGGCGCCCCACGCCGCGGCGTACCGCGTGACCACCTTCGGCCCGAGGCTGCCTTCGCCCTCGCGGTTCGAGGTGACCAGCGCCGACACCGCCGCGAGGTGATCGGGCTCGAGCGCGTGCCGCATGCCGGCCGCGAGCCCGAGAGCACACCCGGTGGCCGTGATCCACATGCGCTCCGTGTAGCACGTTTCGAGCGAACCGTGCCACCGTCTTTCCCCGGGACGGAGGAGCTGGGGAACGCACGATCCGCCCGAAAAAAAGGCCGAGGTTGTCGTGGCCGACCCCGCCGCTCGTTGCTATAGCGCGCGCGGCGCGAACCCGCGCACGTCAGGAGCTCGGTTCATGAGGAAATCGCTCGGGGTCGCGGTCGCGGCCCTCACGCTCGGGGCGCTCGCCCCGTCGGCCGCAGAGGCAGCCCCGAAGCTCCGCAGGCAGTGGAACCTCCACGGCGACTTCGTGCTCGTCGGCAACACGCTCGGGCAAGAGTGCCGCACCGGGTCTCAGGCCGCTCCGGCGCCCGTCGTCGGCACCGTCGGCGCGTGTGGCCTCAACACGGCCGACTCGGCGTACGACGTCTTCTGGCGCAGCGAGGACCCGGCGAACGGCCAGGCCACCGCGAGCTCCTCCGTCACCCTCGCCAACGCCCGGAGCTCGGCGGTGCTTGGCACGGGTGCGCGACGGAACGTCGAGGTCCCCGCGGGCGCCCGCATCGTGCACGCGCAGCTCTACTGGGCCGCCACGCTCCTCGCGGCTCCGGCGAAGCGCACGGTGGTGCTCGACCGCCCCGGCGGCTTCCAAGCGACGGTGAACGCCGACGAGTCGCTCACGGTGCCGGCCGGCGGAAACGTGTATTATCAAAATACCGCCGACGTGACGGCCCTCGTGCGCGCGCAGGGACCGGGGACGTATCGGGTGTCGGGGTTCGACTCGCAACCCGTGGTCGACCAGACGATCAACGACGCCTTCGCCGGGTGGACGCTCGTCGTCGTGTACGACAGCCCTTCGGAGCCGGTCCGTAACGTCACCCTCTTCGACGGCCTCACGTTCGTCGATCTGGGCGCGAGCGCCACGGTCAACCTCGCGGGTTTCCTCGTGCCCACCATGGGGTTCGATGCCAAGCTCGGCGTGCTCGCGTACGAAGGCGACGACGGCGGCACGGGCGACTCGCTCGCCTTCAAGTCGAAGAGCGCCGCGGCGCCCACGCTCCTCGGGGACGCCCTGAACCCCTCCTCGAACCTGTTCAACGGCACCCGCTCGGTGTTCGGCTTGCCCGTGAGCGTCCCGGGCGATTTGCCCCGTCAGACCGGCGGCGCGCGCAGCATGAGCGGGTTCGACATGGACGTGCTCGACATCACGCCCCTCGTGCGAGCAGGGGACGATTCGGCCACGATCACCGCGAGCTCGACGAGCGACAAGTACGCGATCGGCGCGCTCGTCACCAGCATCTCCACCCTCGCACCGGACCTCTCGTCCACCACGAAGACCGTGCGCCCGATCGTGAGCCGACCGGGGGACGCCGTCTTCGTCGGCGACACGGTCGAGTTCGAGCTCACCGTGCGGAACACCGGGAACGACGACGCCCTCGACGTCACCCTGACCGACGTCCTCCCCATCGGGTTCACCTACGTCGCGGGCTCGACGTCCGTCGTGAACGGCCCGCTCTCCGGTACGAAGACGGACGCCCGTGACTCCGATGGTGTCGACTTCGACACGGCCTCGCGCACGCTCGTCGTGCGGCTCGGCGCGGGCGCCGACGGCACCAAGGGCGGCTCGCTCGCCATCGGCGAGTCGCAGACGGTCCGCTTCCGCGCCACCGTCGCGGCGGGGCAGGGCGGGCAGGTCCTCACGAACCAAGCCAAGGTCGCGGGCCGCGGCCTCCATGGCTCGCCGCGCGACGAGTGGGCGAGCGACTCGGGCGACGGAGGTCTCCCCGAAGCTACGGCCGTGCCCGTCGACACGTGCGCGCTCGACGCCGAGTGCCCGGGGACACGCTGCTCACGCACGCGCCCCTACGCCTGCGAGGTCTGCAACGGGGACTTCGCGTCGGGCGCCTCTCAGCCCTGCATCGACGCCACGCGGCCCGCGTGCAACACCCAAGGTGCGGCCCGTGGCGCGTGCAGCGAGTGCACGGCCGTCAACGTCTCGCGCTGCACCACGGCCGCGTCGCCCACGTGCAACACGGTCTCGGGCTCGTGCGCCCCTTGCCTCGCCGACTACGGCGCCGCGTCGAGCCGCGCCTGCCCCAAGGTCACGGCGCCGGTCTGCCTCGTCGCCGGCGCGAAGGCCGGGCAGTGCGTCGAGTGCGCCACGTCCCAAGAGTGCACGGGCGCGCGCCCGGTATGCACCACGTCGAACGTCTGCGAAGGGTGTACGAGCGACTTCGGCTCGGCGGGTCCCAAGGCCTGCCCCGCGTCCACGCTCCCGTTCTGCGGGGCCACCGGCGCGTGCGGGAAGTGCTCATCGAACGCCGATTGTGTGGGCCGCGCCGGCCCCATCTGCAACTTGACCACGGGCTCGTGCGGCGCCGTGTGCACGGTCGACGCCGACTGCCGCACGACCGAGTTTTGCGCCGCGGGCTCGTGCACGCCCAAGGCGAAGAACGGCGACCCTCTCTCTCCGGTCGCGCCCATTTCGGGGGAGTGCTCCCCGCAGAACGGGGCGCGGGCGTGCCTCTCCGCCTCGTGTTTCGAGCCCGACGATCGCTGCGGTCTCCCGAACGCCGAGCCGTGCGGCCCGCCCACGAACGACGCCGTGTGCCGCAGCGGAGTCTGCTTCCAGCGCGACGCGAAATGCGGCTTGCCCAAGGGCGAGGCGTGCACGCTCGCGTCCGTGTGTCGCTCGGGCATCTGCGCACCTTCGGGCACGTGCGGCGAGTGCCGTGTCGACACGGATTGCGGCGGGCCAGCGAGCGGCCGCGTCTGCGACGAGCGGACGGGCACGTGCGGAGACGGTTGCCGAGGCCAAGGGGGCAACGGATGTGCGCCTCCCAAGGTGTGCACCTCGCGTGACAGCGAGCGCGGAGCCTGTGTCGACCCCGTTCGTGACGCCGGCGCCGACGCGGCCGACCCGCCTCGCGTCGAAGATGCGGGCCCGAGCGCCCCGGACGCCGCCGCCGATTCTGGAGCGCAACCTCCCGAAGTTGCACAAGATTCGGGTGATGTGAGTGGATGTGCGTGCGACATGTCCCACACGAGGGACGTCCCACGCGGTAGCCTGGGGCTCGCGCTCGGTGCGGGGCTCGCGGCGTTCTTGTCACGCCGCCGCCGCGAACGAGACACCTCGACTCGATGACGATCTCGCCGCCGCCCACTCCAGAGAGGCCCGTGTCGGAGCGCCCGCCGTTCCGACACTCGGTCGTCGTGCTGCACGCCCCCACCGAAGCGAGCCTCGGCGCGCGAATCGTGGTCGATCGTGCCATCGAGGTGGGGCGCGGTCTCCCGGGGCTCCCCGACGACGCAGCCTCCGATCGGCTGCTCTCCCGCCGTCACGCGCGGCTCTCGGCCGACAAGGGGCTCTTCGAGGTCGAGGATCTCGGCAGCACCAACGGCGTCCTCGTCAACGGTGAGCGGGTCGCGCGGGCCGTGCTCGCGGCGGGCGACGTGCTCGAGATCGGCGAGTTCGCGTTCATCGTCGACCCTGCAGTGCCGCGTCGCACGAGGCCGTCGCATACGCGCATCGTCGGGACCTCCGAGGCGATCACGTCGCACGTCGACGCGCTCGAGGCCGTCGCGAAGCTCGACAAGCCCGTCATCGTGCATGGGCCCGCCGGCGCCGGGAAGAGCCTCGCGGCCGAAGAGCTCCACCTGCTCTCCCGGCGAAAAGGCGCTCTCGTCGTCGCTCCGTGCGATCGGCCGGGGGAGATCTCCCGGGTGCTCGCCGAGCTCCTTCGCGACGACGGCTCGCTCGCCGAGTGCTTCGGAGGCACCCTCGTGGTCGACTCCATCGACCGCGCCTCCCGAGACGATGTCCGCAAGATCCCGAGCGTGCTCGGGCTGTCGCGCGAACGAGGGATTCGGGTCGTCGTCTGCTCGCGCCAGTCTCCGATGGACCTCGCGTCCGACCTCGACGACTACGCACAAATCCTTCAGGGCGTCGTCCCCATCGAAGTCCCAC
The sequence above is a segment of the Myxococcales bacterium genome. Coding sequences within it:
- a CDS encoding CPXCG motif-containing cysteine-rich protein encodes the protein MEKKPKSRNPAKFAALWPSTLPASCPFCGETTEVTLDVSGGRRQTYVEDCVVCCRPSIVHVEANEEGEPSLWLEKDDG
- a CDS encoding DUF11 domain-containing protein, producing MRKSLGVAVAALTLGALAPSAAEAAPKLRRQWNLHGDFVLVGNTLGQECRTGSQAAPAPVVGTVGACGLNTADSAYDVFWRSEDPANGQATASSSVTLANARSSAVLGTGARRNVEVPAGARIVHAQLYWAATLLAAPAKRTVVLDRPGGFQATVNADESLTVPAGGNVYYQNTADVTALVRAQGPGTYRVSGFDSQPVVDQTINDAFAGWTLVVVYDSPSEPVRNVTLFDGLTFVDLGASATVNLAGFLVPTMGFDAKLGVLAYEGDDGGTGDSLAFKSKSAAAPTLLGDALNPSSNLFNGTRSVFGLPVSVPGDLPRQTGGARSMSGFDMDVLDITPLVRAGDDSATITASSTSDKYAIGALVTSISTLAPDLSSTTKTVRPIVSRPGDAVFVGDTVEFELTVRNTGNDDALDVTLTDVLPIGFTYVAGSTSVVNGPLSGTKTDARDSDGVDFDTASRTLVVRLGAGADGTKGGSLAIGESQTVRFRATVAAGQGGQVLTNQAKVAGRGLHGSPRDEWASDSGDGGLPEATAVPVDTCALDAECPGTRCSRTRPYACEVCNGDFASGASQPCIDATRPACNTQGAARGACSECTAVNVSRCTTAASPTCNTVSGSCAPCLADYGAASSRACPKVTAPVCLVAGAKAGQCVECATSQECTGARPVCTTSNVCEGCTSDFGSAGPKACPASTLPFCGATGACGKCSSNADCVGRAGPICNLTTGSCGAVCTVDADCRTTEFCAAGSCTPKAKNGDPLSPVAPISGECSPQNGARACLSASCFEPDDRCGLPNAEPCGPPTNDAVCRSGVCFQRDAKCGLPKGEACTLASVCRSGICAPSGTCGECRVDTDCGGPASGRVCDERTGTCGDGCRGQGGNGCAPPKVCTSRDSERGACVDPVRDAGADAADPPRVEDAGPSAPDAAADSGAQPPEVAQDSGDVSGCACDMSHTRDVPRGSLGLALGAGLAAFLSRRRRERDTSTR
- a CDS encoding FHA domain-containing protein, coding for MTISPPPTPERPVSERPPFRHSVVVLHAPTEASLGARIVVDRAIEVGRGLPGLPDDAASDRLLSRRHARLSADKGLFEVEDLGSTNGVLVNGERVARAVLAAGDVLEIGEFAFIVDPAVPRRTRPSHTRIVGTSEAITSHVDALEAVAKLDKPVIVHGPAGAGKSLAAEELHLLSRRKGALVVAPCDRPGEISRVLAELLRDDGSLAECFGGTLVVDSIDRASRDDVRKIPSVLGLSRERGIRVVVCSRQSPMDLASDLDDYAQILQGVVPIEVPPLEARREDIPLLVRHFLAPLGASAPDLTRDFVAKLVRGSSTELDDVPMDQQVLARAMGKTAYPDNVRGLFAQLDACLGYVAIGGDMTEMVVADPDDDDEDETPKVAMRPAKIARDGTYVQVERERVHLRGRRALRSMVALLVDAALATPWEAVPVADLFGCGWPGEAADPLASAARVYLAMSTLRRVGLEGHVERTQRGYRLVRSADLDIVDPKLGPREPE